A genomic stretch from Pseudomonas alkylphenolica includes:
- the wrbA gene encoding NAD(P)H:quinone oxidoreductase: MSAPYILILFYSRHGSTSEMARQIARGVEMAGLEARIRTVPAISTECEAVAPDIPETGALYATLDDLRHCSGLALGSPTRFGNMAAPLKYFIDGTSSLWLSGGLVGKPAAAFTSTASLHGGQESTLLSMLLPLMHHGMLIMGLPYSESALLETRGGGTPYGASHHAGADGKRDLDADEIALCRALGQRLATTAKLLENGRG; this comes from the coding sequence GTGAGCGCGCCTTACATCCTGATTCTGTTCTACAGCCGCCACGGCTCGACCAGCGAGATGGCCCGGCAGATTGCCCGCGGTGTCGAGATGGCCGGCCTGGAAGCGCGGATCCGCACGGTCCCGGCGATTTCCACCGAGTGCGAAGCGGTGGCCCCGGATATCCCGGAAACCGGCGCGCTGTACGCCACCCTGGACGACCTGCGTCATTGCTCGGGCCTGGCCCTGGGCAGCCCGACCCGCTTCGGCAACATGGCCGCCCCGCTCAAGTACTTCATCGATGGCACCAGCAGCCTGTGGCTCAGCGGTGGCCTGGTCGGCAAGCCGGCTGCCGCCTTCACCTCCACCGCCAGCCTGCACGGCGGCCAGGAGTCGACCCTGCTGTCGATGCTGCTGCCGTTGATGCACCACGGCATGCTGATCATGGGCCTGCCCTACAGCGAGTCGGCGCTGCTGGAAACCCGCGGTGGCGGCACGCCCTATGGCGCCAGCCATCACGCCGGGGCTGACGGCAAGCGCGACCTGGATGCCGACGAAATCGCCCTGTGCCGCGCCCTGGGGCAACGCCTGGCGACTACCGCCAAACTGCTGGAGAACGGCCGTGGCTAA
- the arsC gene encoding arsenate reductase (glutaredoxin) (This arsenate reductase requires both glutathione and glutaredoxin to convert arsenate to arsenite, after which the efflux transporter formed by ArsA and ArsB can extrude the arsenite from the cell, providing resistance.) has translation MTDLTLYHNPRCSKSRGALELLEARGLAPTVVRYLETPPDAATLSALLGKLGIGARQLLRSGEDEYKALNLADPALSDAQLIDAMVKHPKLIERPILVAGDKAVIGRPPEKVLEILP, from the coding sequence ATGACTGACCTGACCCTCTATCACAATCCGCGCTGCTCCAAATCCCGCGGCGCGCTGGAACTGCTCGAAGCCCGTGGCCTGGCCCCGACCGTGGTCCGCTACCTGGAAACCCCGCCAGATGCCGCTACCCTCAGCGCCCTGCTCGGCAAGCTGGGCATCGGTGCGCGCCAACTGCTGCGCAGCGGTGAAGACGAATACAAAGCGCTAAACCTGGCCGACCCGGCCCTGAGCGATGCACAACTGATCGACGCCATGGTCAAGCACCCGAAGCTGATCGAGCGCCCGATTCTGGTGGCCGGTGACAAAGCCGTGATTGGCCGCCCACCAGAGAAGGTGCTGGAGATTCTGCCGTGA
- a CDS encoding TlpA disulfide reductase family protein, whose translation MTRRLAAALAITASLLLGGCGADYGLDQNGQTVKAEQIDGHWLVLNYWAEWCGPCRTEIPELNAAAKQWQAQGVKVLGVNFDGLQGEELKKASEALGIGFTVLAEDPAERYELPRSEALPVTYIIDDKGKVREQLMGEQTLEGLPRDGVQPSSGQNRSGLPSAGQKRT comes from the coding sequence ATGACAAGACGTTTGGCAGCAGCACTGGCCATCACCGCGAGCCTGTTGCTCGGTGGTTGCGGTGCAGATTATGGCCTGGACCAGAACGGCCAGACCGTGAAAGCCGAGCAGATCGACGGGCACTGGCTGGTGCTCAACTATTGGGCTGAATGGTGTGGCCCGTGCAGGACTGAAATACCGGAGCTCAATGCCGCGGCCAAGCAATGGCAGGCACAAGGGGTGAAGGTGCTGGGCGTGAACTTCGACGGCCTGCAGGGCGAGGAGCTGAAAAAGGCCAGTGAGGCGCTGGGTATCGGTTTCACCGTGCTGGCCGAGGACCCGGCCGAGCGTTACGAGCTGCCGCGCAGCGAAGCCTTGCCGGTGACTTACATCATCGATGACAAGGGCAAGGTGCGTGAGCAGTTGATGGGGGAGCAGACGCTTGAGGGCTTGCCCCGCGATGGCGTTCAGCCTTCTTCAGGCCAGAACCGCAGCGGCTTGCCCTCGGCAGGCCAGAAGCGTACCTGA
- a CDS encoding META domain-containing protein — translation MKNLLLCALTGTALLGCAAEPMKLEQERSYLLEWIGERPLMDYSHLTLTLAEDGRAYGNAGCNHWFAPYQLDGDKLSFGKVGSTRKLCAPALMEQEKRFLQALETVQRWDISPIDQVRFWPAEGKPLRFWPEEG, via the coding sequence GTGAAAAACCTGCTCCTCTGCGCCCTGACCGGCACCGCCCTGCTGGGTTGTGCGGCCGAGCCGATGAAGCTGGAACAAGAACGCAGCTACCTGCTGGAATGGATCGGTGAGCGTCCATTGATGGATTACAGCCACCTGACCCTGACCCTGGCGGAGGACGGCCGGGCCTATGGCAATGCGGGTTGCAACCACTGGTTCGCGCCTTACCAGCTCGACGGTGACAAACTCAGCTTCGGCAAAGTCGGCAGCACCCGCAAACTGTGCGCGCCGGCCTTGATGGAGCAGGAAAAGCGTTTTCTCCAGGCCCTGGAAACGGTTCAGCGCTGGGATATCTCGCCGATCGATCAGGTACGCTTCTGGCCTGCCGAGGGCAAGCCGCTGCGGTTCTGGCCTGAAGAAGGCTGA
- a CDS encoding 2-hydroxyacid dehydrogenase — protein sequence MRVLFFSSQTYDQDSFSNTPADHGLELHFQPARLSEDTAPLASGHEVVCAFINDDLSAPVLKRLAAGGTRLIALRSAGYNHVDLAAAKQLGLAVVRVPAYSPHAVAEHAVALILALNRRLHRAYNRTREGNFSLHGLTGFDLHGKTVGVVGTGQIGAAFARIMAGFGCQLLAYDPYPNPELLALGARYLELPELLSQAQIISLHCPLTEQTRHLINPQSLAQLQPGAMLINTGRGALIDTPALIEALKDGQLGYLGLDVYEEEAQLFFEDRSDLPLQDDVLARLLTFPNVIVTAHQAFLTREALAAIAATTLDNITRWAAGNPQNLVEG from the coding sequence ATGCGCGTACTGTTTTTCAGCAGCCAGACCTACGATCAGGACAGTTTCAGCAACACCCCGGCGGACCACGGGCTGGAACTGCACTTCCAGCCCGCCCGCCTGAGCGAAGACACCGCCCCTCTGGCCAGCGGCCATGAAGTGGTCTGCGCCTTCATCAACGACGACCTCAGCGCCCCGGTGCTCAAGCGCCTTGCCGCAGGCGGAACGCGCCTGATCGCCCTGCGCTCGGCCGGCTACAACCATGTCGACCTTGCGGCAGCAAAACAGCTGGGCCTGGCCGTGGTGCGGGTACCGGCCTATTCGCCACATGCCGTGGCCGAACACGCGGTCGCACTGATTCTGGCCCTGAACCGCCGCCTGCACCGGGCCTACAACCGCACCCGCGAAGGCAATTTCAGCCTGCACGGGCTGACCGGCTTCGACCTTCACGGCAAAACCGTCGGGGTGGTCGGCACCGGCCAGATCGGCGCCGCCTTCGCCCGCATCATGGCCGGCTTCGGCTGCCAGCTGCTGGCTTACGACCCGTATCCCAATCCCGAGCTGCTGGCCCTCGGTGCCCGCTACCTGGAACTGCCAGAACTGCTGAGCCAGGCACAGATCATCAGCCTGCACTGCCCGCTGACCGAACAGACCCGCCACCTGATCAACCCGCAGAGCCTGGCGCAGCTGCAGCCGGGCGCCATGCTGATCAACACCGGCCGCGGCGCCCTGATCGACACCCCGGCGCTGATCGAGGCCCTGAAAGACGGCCAATTGGGCTACCTGGGCCTGGATGTCTATGAAGAAGAAGCCCAGTTGTTCTTCGAGGACCGCTCCGACCTGCCGCTGCAGGATGACGTGCTGGCCCGCCTGCTGACCTTCCCCAACGTGATCGTCACCGCCCACCAGGCTTTCCTCACCCGCGAGGCGCTGGCGGCCATCGCCGCGACGACGCTGGACAACATTACCCGCTGGGCGGCAGGCAATCCGCAAAACTTGGTCGAGGGTTGA
- a CDS encoding response regulator yields MLNRLGIRSRVLLLALLPAGLMALVLGSYFTWLQQSELQTQLLQRGKMIAENLAPLVAPALVSHDPAQLERIAAQALEQADVRAVAFLGPDRNNLAHAGPSMLNQAPTGGGTELLQRTGSDATRYLLPVFGHHRDLAGERIANETDRLLGWVEIELSHDGTLLRGYRSLFTSMLLIFCGLAATALLALRMSRTINDPIGQIKHAVTQLKDGNLEERLPVMGSYEMDELAAGINRMAETLHNAHEELQHSIDQATEDVRQNLETIEIQNIELDMARKEALEASRIKSEFLANMSHEIRTPLNGILGFTHLLQKSELTPRQLDYLGTIEKSASSLLGIINEILDFSKIEAGKLVLDSIPFNLRDLIQDTLTILAPAAHAKQLELVSLVYRDTPLSLVGDPLRLKQILTNLVSNAIKFTREGTIVTRAMLEEEHGDSVQLRICVQDTGIGLSSQDVRALFQAFSQADNSLSRQPGGTGLGLVISKRLIEQMGGEIGVDSTPGEGSQFWVSLRLPKARDDAEDLPLQSLVERRVAIVDAHELARQALEHQLEDCGLRVSTFHSIDPLLHAVAAARMAGEPFTLAVMGVNLDSVSPERLGQYIQQLQRLDCQALVLCPTTEQALYHPYLPNPHSQLQAKPACTRKLRRALLELVQPRRSSSEAKVSSEQPLPKVLCVDDNPANLLLVQTLLEDMGADVLAVDSGYAAVQAVQNEHFDLVLMDVQMPGMDGRECTEQIRQWETSQGGAPLPIVALTAHAMANEKRALLHSGMDDYLTKPISERQLAQVVLKWTGLNLSAPHNERVQERIADSSELKVLDPEEGLRLAAGKPDLAADMLAMLLASLEADREAIRAAREAADRNGMIERVHRLNGASRYCGVPQLRAACQRSETLLKQNDPEAPRALDELDRAITRLTAQARLSA; encoded by the coding sequence GTGCTGAATCGTTTGGGAATCCGCAGCCGCGTGTTGCTGCTGGCTTTGTTACCTGCCGGCTTGATGGCGTTGGTGCTCGGCAGCTATTTCACCTGGCTGCAGCAGAGCGAGCTGCAAACCCAATTGCTGCAACGCGGCAAAATGATCGCCGAAAACCTCGCGCCCCTGGTGGCACCGGCCCTGGTCAGCCACGACCCGGCTCAGCTGGAGCGTATCGCCGCCCAGGCCCTGGAGCAGGCGGACGTACGCGCAGTGGCGTTCCTCGGCCCGGATCGCAACAATCTGGCGCATGCCGGTCCTAGCATGCTCAACCAGGCACCGACAGGTGGCGGTACCGAGTTGTTGCAGCGTACCGGTAGCGACGCCACCCGTTACCTGCTGCCGGTGTTCGGCCACCATCGCGACCTGGCAGGGGAACGCATCGCCAACGAAACCGATCGCCTGCTGGGCTGGGTGGAAATCGAACTGTCCCACGACGGCACCCTGTTGCGCGGCTATCGCAGCCTGTTCACCAGCATGCTGCTGATCTTCTGCGGCCTGGCTGCCACCGCGCTGCTGGCCTTGCGCATGAGTCGCACGATCAATGACCCCATCGGCCAGATAAAACACGCCGTGACCCAACTCAAGGACGGCAATCTGGAAGAACGCCTGCCGGTCATGGGCAGTTATGAGATGGATGAGCTGGCTGCCGGTATCAACCGCATGGCCGAAACCCTGCACAACGCCCATGAAGAGTTGCAACACAGCATCGACCAGGCCACCGAAGACGTACGCCAGAACCTGGAAACCATCGAGATCCAGAACATCGAGCTGGACATGGCGCGCAAGGAAGCCCTGGAGGCCAGCCGGATCAAGTCCGAGTTCCTCGCCAACATGAGCCATGAGATCCGTACGCCGCTCAATGGCATCCTCGGCTTTACCCATCTGCTGCAAAAAAGCGAGCTGACGCCGCGCCAGCTCGACTACCTCGGCACCATTGAAAAGTCCGCCAGCAGCCTGCTCGGGATCATCAACGAGATCCTCGACTTCTCCAAGATCGAGGCTGGCAAGCTGGTGCTCGACAGCATTCCGTTCAACCTGCGCGACCTGATCCAGGACACCCTGACCATCCTCGCCCCCGCCGCCCATGCCAAGCAGCTGGAGCTGGTCAGCCTGGTCTATCGCGACACACCGCTGTCGCTGGTCGGCGACCCGCTGCGCCTGAAGCAGATCCTTACCAACCTGGTCAGCAATGCCATCAAGTTCACCCGCGAAGGCACCATCGTCACCCGGGCCATGCTCGAAGAAGAGCACGGCGACAGCGTACAACTGCGTATTTGCGTGCAGGACACCGGCATCGGCCTGTCGAGCCAGGATGTCCGGGCGCTGTTTCAGGCCTTCAGCCAGGCTGACAACTCGTTGTCGCGCCAGCCAGGGGGTACCGGGCTGGGCCTGGTGATCTCCAAGCGCCTGATCGAGCAGATGGGCGGTGAAATCGGCGTCGACAGCACGCCGGGCGAAGGCTCGCAGTTCTGGGTCAGCCTGCGCCTGCCCAAGGCCCGTGACGACGCCGAGGACCTGCCGCTGCAATCCCTGGTGGAGCGCCGGGTGGCGATTGTCGATGCCCATGAACTGGCCCGTCAGGCCCTGGAGCATCAGCTGGAAGATTGCGGCCTGCGCGTTTCCACCTTCCATTCGATCGACCCGCTGCTGCATGCGGTGGCGGCGGCACGCATGGCCGGGGAACCCTTCACCCTGGCCGTCATGGGGGTCAACCTCGATAGTGTCTCGCCAGAACGCCTGGGCCAGTACATCCAGCAATTGCAGCGTCTGGACTGCCAGGCGCTGGTGTTGTGCCCGACCACCGAGCAGGCGCTCTACCACCCTTACCTGCCCAACCCCCATAGCCAGCTGCAAGCCAAGCCGGCCTGCACGCGCAAATTGCGCCGGGCCTTGCTGGAGCTGGTTCAACCCCGGCGCAGCAGCAGCGAGGCCAAGGTCAGCAGCGAACAACCGTTACCCAAAGTACTGTGTGTCGACGACAACCCGGCCAACCTGTTGCTGGTGCAGACTCTGCTCGAAGACATGGGTGCCGACGTATTGGCCGTCGACAGTGGCTATGCCGCCGTCCAGGCCGTGCAGAACGAGCATTTCGACCTGGTGCTGATGGACGTGCAGATGCCGGGCATGGACGGTCGCGAGTGCACCGAGCAGATCCGCCAGTGGGAAACCAGCCAGGGCGGCGCGCCGCTGCCGATCGTCGCCCTCACCGCCCATGCTATGGCCAATGAAAAGCGCGCCCTGTTGCACAGCGGCATGGACGATTACCTGACCAAACCGATCAGCGAGCGCCAGCTGGCGCAGGTGGTGCTCAAGTGGACCGGCCTGAACCTGAGTGCGCCGCACAACGAACGTGTGCAGGAACGCATTGCCGACAGCAGCGAACTGAAGGTCCTCGACCCGGAAGAAGGCTTGCGCCTGGCGGCGGGCAAACCCGACCTGGCCGCCGACATGCTGGCCATGCTCCTGGCGTCACTGGAGGCCGACCGCGAGGCGATTCGCGCCGCCCGCGAGGCTGCCGACCGCAACGGCATGATCGAGCGTGTGCATCGCCTCAATGGCGCTTCACGCTACTGTGGCGTACCGCAGTTGCGCGCCGCCTGCCAGCGCAGCGAAACCCTGCTCAAACAGAATGACCCTGAAGCACCGCGAGCCCTGGACGAGCTGGACCGGGCCATCACCCGCCTCACCGCCCAGGCGCGCCTGAGCGCCTGA
- a CDS encoding response regulator transcription factor, protein MNPVAISESTILAIEDDPVLGAHLHEELQRGGFKVTWCKNGRDGLAVARESRFDVVLMDILLPGLNGLDVLAKLRESSSTPVIMMSALGAEADRISGFQRGADDYLPKPFSMAELKVRIEAILRRVALERRRQEAPVQQAGALQFDEQACDVCCGERWAGLTLSEYRLLDTLHRSHEEVLSKAFLYQQVLQRGYARHDRSLDMHVSQIRRKLKTIGYQERELRTVWGKGYVLSAAEVS, encoded by the coding sequence ATGAATCCCGTAGCTATTAGCGAATCCACCATACTTGCCATCGAGGACGACCCGGTCCTGGGCGCCCACCTGCACGAAGAACTGCAACGCGGCGGCTTCAAGGTCACCTGGTGCAAGAATGGCCGCGATGGCTTGGCGGTTGCGCGCGAGTCGCGTTTCGATGTGGTCCTGATGGACATCCTGCTGCCGGGACTGAACGGCCTGGATGTGTTGGCAAAACTGCGCGAAAGCAGCTCGACACCGGTGATCATGATGTCGGCCCTGGGCGCCGAGGCGGATCGCATCAGTGGTTTTCAGCGTGGTGCTGATGACTACCTGCCCAAACCGTTCAGCATGGCCGAGCTTAAAGTGCGTATCGAGGCGATCCTGCGCCGGGTGGCGCTCGAGCGCCGTCGTCAGGAAGCGCCTGTGCAGCAGGCCGGCGCCCTGCAGTTCGACGAGCAGGCCTGTGATGTCTGCTGTGGCGAGCGCTGGGCAGGGCTGACCCTGAGCGAGTACCGGCTGCTCGATACCTTGCACCGCAGCCATGAAGAAGTGCTGAGCAAGGCCTTCCTTTACCAGCAGGTCCTGCAGCGTGGCTATGCCCGCCATGACCGCAGCCTGGACATGCATGTCAGCCAGATCCGGCGCAAGCTCAAGACCATCGGTTACCAGGAGCGTGAACTGCGCACGGTGTGGGGCAAGGGTTATGTACTCAGTGCCGCCGAGGTCAGCTGA
- a CDS encoding sensor histidine kinase, with product MYSVPPRSAEVPNRHSLFWKLAILLVGFCLLMIGLSWSWGRHMETQNAYLSDQARITLTGYAAEAERAWKQGGQAGVDAWIADMASKEGTWVNVLGADLQSLSSTPLTPEQSRKITFLRGIDWPVSRRVIGLPWMRVPFVEHPQQGLLVIELPERLMPGRYRLFWRFMTNGVIPGLFTLLLCIGLYRMLIMPLIQLREQANAWRADQLSARVASSTTSRQDELGELGRAFDDMAERLQGTVVLQQQLLRDLSHELRTPLSRLRVACEGDADAGQLRERLGREIDCMQRLVEDALQLAWLDTERAPPSKEPIQVQALWDMLAEDACFESTWPSTQLHCALDASCWIQGNLNSVAQALENILRNAIRHSPASGVIRLDGRRQGDHWLLWLEDQGGGVAEAELERIFAPFTRLDGSRPGDGGFGLGLSIARNAIVRQGGRLWAQNTGQGLRLNILLPAVQQVGAGLPRDCGLSGSSPRGASPLPPGYNWPV from the coding sequence ATGTACTCAGTGCCGCCGAGGTCAGCTGAGGTGCCCAATCGTCACTCATTGTTCTGGAAACTGGCGATCCTGCTGGTCGGTTTCTGTCTGTTGATGATCGGTCTGAGCTGGAGCTGGGGCCGGCACATGGAAACCCAGAACGCCTACCTCTCCGATCAGGCCCGAATCACTTTGACCGGTTATGCCGCTGAGGCTGAGCGCGCCTGGAAGCAGGGCGGGCAGGCCGGAGTCGATGCCTGGATCGCCGACATGGCCAGCAAGGAAGGCACCTGGGTGAATGTGCTGGGGGCCGACTTGCAGTCGCTGAGCAGCACGCCGCTGACCCCTGAGCAAAGTCGCAAGATCACCTTCCTGCGCGGCATCGACTGGCCGGTCAGTCGCCGGGTGATCGGCTTGCCGTGGATGCGCGTACCGTTTGTCGAGCACCCGCAGCAGGGGCTGCTGGTGATTGAACTGCCAGAGCGCCTGATGCCCGGTCGCTACCGTCTGTTCTGGCGGTTCATGACCAACGGCGTGATCCCGGGACTGTTCACCTTGCTGCTGTGCATCGGGCTGTACCGCATGCTGATCATGCCGCTGATCCAGTTGCGCGAGCAGGCCAATGCCTGGCGCGCTGATCAGCTGTCGGCGCGGGTCGCCAGCAGCACCACCAGCCGCCAGGATGAGCTGGGCGAGCTGGGGCGTGCTTTCGATGACATGGCCGAACGACTGCAAGGTACGGTGGTCTTGCAGCAACAGTTGTTGCGTGACCTGTCGCACGAACTGCGCACGCCATTGAGCCGTTTGCGCGTAGCCTGCGAAGGGGACGCTGACGCCGGCCAGTTGCGCGAACGCCTGGGGCGCGAAATCGACTGCATGCAACGTCTGGTCGAGGATGCCTTGCAACTGGCCTGGCTCGACACCGAGCGGGCGCCGCCAAGCAAGGAACCGATCCAGGTCCAGGCGCTTTGGGACATGCTCGCCGAAGATGCCTGTTTTGAAAGCACCTGGCCGTCGACGCAACTGCATTGCGCGCTGGACGCCTCCTGCTGGATCCAGGGCAACCTGAACAGCGTGGCTCAGGCGCTGGAGAACATTCTGCGCAACGCCATCCGCCACTCGCCGGCCAGCGGCGTGATTCGCCTGGACGGCCGTCGTCAGGGCGATCACTGGCTGTTGTGGCTGGAGGATCAGGGCGGCGGCGTGGCGGAAGCCGAGCTTGAGCGGATCTTCGCGCCGTTTACCCGGCTGGACGGCTCACGTCCGGGCGATGGTGGTTTCGGCCTCGGCCTGAGCATCGCCCGCAATGCCATCGTGCGCCAGGGCGGACGCCTGTGGGCGCAGAACACCGGGCAGGGCTTGCGGCTGAACATTCTGTTACCCGCTGTTCAGCAGGTGGGAGCGGGCTTGCCGCGCGATTGCGGGTTGTCAGGCTCATCGCCTCGCGGGGCAAGCCCGCTCCCACCGGGTTATAACTGGCCGGTATAA
- the cysM gene encoding cysteine synthase CysM — protein MTLQYPTIADCVGNTPLVRLQRIAGETSNTLLLKLEGNNPAGSVKDRPALSMITRAELRGQIKPGDTLIEATSGNTGIALAMAAAIKGYKMILIMPDNSSAERKAAMTAYGAELILVSKEEGMEGARDLADRLQADGRGLVLDQFGNGDNPEAHYVSTGPEIWRQTQGTITHFVSSMGTTGTIMGCSRYLKEQNPAVQIVGLQPMEGSAIPGIRRWPEEYLPKIYQADRVDRVVDMAQSEAEETTRRLAREEGIFCGVSSGGAVAAMLRLSRELENAVIVAIICDRGDRYLSTGIFDAAN, from the coding sequence ATGACCTTGCAGTACCCAACCATCGCCGATTGCGTCGGCAACACGCCTCTGGTCCGCCTGCAGCGCATTGCCGGTGAAACCAGCAACACCCTCCTGCTCAAGCTTGAAGGCAACAACCCGGCAGGTTCGGTCAAGGACCGGCCGGCGCTGTCGATGATCACCCGTGCCGAATTGCGCGGGCAGATCAAGCCGGGCGACACCCTGATCGAAGCGACCTCGGGCAACACCGGGATTGCCTTGGCCATGGCGGCGGCGATCAAGGGTTACAAGATGATTCTGATCATGCCCGACAACTCCAGCGCCGAACGCAAAGCGGCAATGACCGCCTATGGCGCCGAGCTGATTCTGGTCAGCAAGGAAGAGGGCATGGAGGGCGCTCGCGACCTCGCCGACCGTCTGCAAGCCGATGGCCGTGGCCTGGTGCTCGATCAGTTCGGCAACGGTGACAATCCCGAAGCCCACTATGTCAGCACCGGCCCGGAAATCTGGCGCCAGACCCAGGGCACCATCACCCATTTCGTCAGCTCCATGGGCACCACCGGCACCATCATGGGTTGCTCGCGTTATCTCAAGGAGCAAAACCCGGCGGTGCAGATCGTCGGTTTGCAGCCGATGGAAGGCTCGGCGATTCCGGGGATCCGGCGCTGGCCCGAAGAGTACCTGCCGAAGATCTATCAGGCTGACCGCGTTGATCGCGTGGTCGACATGGCCCAGAGCGAAGCCGAAGAGACCACCCGCCGACTGGCCCGCGAAGAGGGCATTTTCTGTGGTGTGTCCTCTGGTGGTGCAGTGGCGGCCATGTTGCGGCTGTCTCGTGAACTGGAAAACGCCGTGATCGTGGCAATCATTTGTGACCGTGGCGACCGTTACCTGTCGACCGGCATTTTCGACGCGGCGAACTGA
- the rlmD gene encoding 23S rRNA (uracil(1939)-C(5))-methyltransferase RlmD — protein MSKSKRNSGLRFQPAGGSRTPQIPTGKKQRLRIERLAGDGRGIAFLDGRTWFVSGALAEEEVEARVLNTHGKVVEARLERVFSASPERRQAPCKHFDRCGGCNLQHLAHADQLALKQRLLAEQLQRVAGVAPERWAAPLSGPEFAYRRRARVAVRWDNKAKKLEVGFRAEASQDIVAIEDCPVLVQPLQSIMRHLPMLLQSLSKPQVVGHVELFSGTALALLLRHTAPLAEGDLARLQAFCKEAGVQLWLQGEGEPYPLDAGQTLGFTLTPWNLELAYRPGDFVQVNAAVNTAMIEQALAWLAPQADERVLDLFCGLGNFALPLARQAREVVAVEGVQAMVERAAANARSNDLHNTQFFQADLSQPLTASGWAAGGFSAVLLDPPRDGAYEVVRKIADLGAKRLVYVSCNPATLARDTLELVRQGYRLKCAGILDMFPQTAHVEAMALFEAG, from the coding sequence ATGTCCAAAAGTAAACGCAACAGCGGCCTGCGCTTCCAGCCGGCCGGCGGCAGCCGCACGCCGCAGATCCCCACCGGCAAAAAACAGCGCTTGCGTATCGAGCGCCTGGCGGGGGATGGCCGTGGCATTGCCTTTCTTGACGGGCGCACCTGGTTTGTCAGTGGCGCGCTGGCCGAGGAAGAGGTCGAGGCGCGCGTGCTCAATACCCACGGCAAGGTGGTTGAAGCGCGTCTGGAGCGGGTGTTCAGCGCCAGCCCGGAGCGTCGCCAGGCGCCGTGCAAGCATTTCGATCGCTGCGGTGGCTGCAACCTGCAGCACCTGGCCCATGCCGATCAGCTGGCCCTCAAACAGCGCTTGCTGGCCGAGCAGCTGCAGCGGGTCGCCGGTGTGGCGCCCGAGCGTTGGGCAGCGCCTTTGAGCGGGCCGGAGTTTGCTTACCGGCGCCGGGCGCGGGTGGCAGTGCGCTGGGATAACAAAGCGAAAAAACTCGAAGTCGGCTTCCGCGCCGAAGCCAGCCAGGACATCGTCGCCATTGAGGATTGTCCGGTACTGGTACAACCCTTGCAGTCGATCATGCGTCACCTGCCGATGCTGCTGCAGAGCTTGAGCAAACCGCAGGTGGTCGGTCATGTCGAGCTGTTCAGCGGTACGGCACTGGCCTTGCTGTTGCGCCATACCGCGCCATTGGCGGAAGGCGACCTGGCTCGCTTGCAGGCGTTCTGCAAAGAAGCAGGTGTGCAGCTATGGTTGCAAGGCGAGGGTGAACCTTATCCGCTTGATGCCGGTCAGACCCTCGGTTTCACCCTGACACCGTGGAACCTGGAGCTGGCATACCGGCCCGGGGATTTCGTCCAGGTCAACGCTGCGGTCAACACAGCGATGATCGAGCAGGCGCTGGCCTGGCTGGCGCCGCAAGCCGACGAGCGCGTACTTGATCTGTTCTGCGGCCTGGGCAATTTCGCCCTGCCGCTGGCCCGGCAGGCGCGTGAAGTGGTGGCGGTGGAAGGTGTACAGGCAATGGTCGAGCGAGCAGCGGCCAATGCACGAAGCAACGATTTGCATAACACGCAGTTTTTTCAGGCCGATTTATCGCAGCCTTTGACCGCCTCCGGCTGGGCCGCTGGAGGCTTTTCTGCGGTACTCTTGGATCCACCGCGGGACGGCGCTTATGAGGTCGTGCGAAAAATCGCAGACCTCGGGGCGAAACGTCTGGTGTATGTATCGTGCAACCCGGCAACCCTGGCCCGTGACACGCTAGAGCTGGTCAGGCAGGGTTACCGGTTAAAATGTGCCGGGATTCTCGACATGTTTCCTCAGACGGCGCATGTCGAAGCCATGGCGTTATTCGAAGCGGGCTAG